From Roseburia hominis, the proteins below share one genomic window:
- the mobC gene encoding plasmid mobilization relaxosome protein MobC: MARPKKEKELARSHLIAFRLTDVEYDLVTRMAKEAGLSASAYIRKLLLDGKVNITYEVVADVPELQKLAAEFGKIGSNLNQIARYFHMGGIRSKAMQDEIHECISQLFEMRKEIAEMAGDYHGSVETYRKQKR; the protein is encoded by the coding sequence ATGGCAAGACCAAAGAAAGAAAAAGAACTGGCCCGCTCCCATCTGATTGCTTTCCGCCTGACAGATGTGGAGTATGACCTTGTGACCAGAATGGCAAAGGAAGCCGGCCTTAGTGCTTCCGCCTATATCCGGAAACTGTTGCTGGACGGAAAGGTAAACATTACCTATGAAGTGGTTGCCGATGTGCCGGAGCTTCAGAAGCTGGCCGCAGAGTTTGGGAAAATCGGGAGCAACCTAAACCAGATCGCACGGTATTTCCACATGGGCGGTATCCGTTCCAAAGCAATGCAGGACGAAATACACGAATGTATCTCACAGCTATTTGAAATGCGGAAAGAGATTGCAGAAATGGCAGGTGATTATCATGGCAGTGTTGAAACATATCGCAAGCAAAAACGCTGA
- a CDS encoding GNAT family acetyltransferase, producing MSNFTSVNILDMINAIGEEELQLILSDFSCPKNHEIEEFVRKNAIEFAKRKMSITYLVVDGESRIVGIFTLTHKAVQLLDTGLTGTVRRKIQRHARLDEATDSYMLSAFLVAQFGKNYQYEESAALTGNELMDMTIVTLKEIQRQIGGGVVYLECEDKPKLLSFYQNKENRYQIFGDRYSVRDSVKYIQLMKII from the coding sequence GTGAGTAATTTTACATCGGTAAATATTCTGGATATGATAAACGCAATCGGAGAGGAGGAATTGCAGCTCATTCTCTCCGATTTCTCTTGTCCGAAGAATCATGAAATTGAGGAATTTGTAAGAAAAAACGCAATAGAGTTTGCCAAACGCAAGATGTCTATTACATATTTGGTGGTTGACGGGGAAAGCAGAATCGTGGGAATCTTCACATTGACCCATAAGGCAGTACAACTGCTAGATACAGGACTGACAGGAACTGTGAGAAGAAAAATCCAGCGTCATGCTCGTCTGGACGAGGCAACGGACTCTTACATGTTATCCGCTTTTTTGGTTGCCCAGTTTGGGAAAAATTATCAGTATGAGGAGTCGGCGGCACTCACAGGAAATGAATTGATGGATATGACGATAGTCACTCTAAAAGAAATTCAGCGGCAGATCGGCGGCGGAGTTGTATATCTTGAGTGTGAGGACAAGCCTAAGCTGTTGTCATTCTACCAGAATAAGGAGAACCGCTACCAGATATTTGGAGACAGATATTCTGTAAGGGATTCTGTTAAGTATATCCAGCTGATGAAAATTATTTAA